In Chitinophaga sp. H8, the sequence TGGGGTATTTAGAGCCGAATGCCATTTTCTGGTTCGGCAATTCAATGAAGCGCTGTCCCGGCTGCCAGGTAAATCCAACATCAAATACCAGTGCCTGGTGCCTGGTAAAAGGGATCCCTGCCAACTCTACCGGATGATTAGGGGTGAACATTTTCCGGTCATTGCGGAATATCACAAAGTCTGTTGTATTTTCTACCGGTATCCTGTTTTCATAGGTAAGTCCTGCTTTTAATACATCATTGGTTTGAAAACGGCGCTGGAATTGCAAAGCTCCAAACCAGTTTTCGTATAATTTCATATAATTTTCTTTTAGCAACAGGGTATACACTTCATTCGTCAGCGCATCAATTGGTTCTGCTTTGTTAAACTGGGAGATGCGTTTGCCGCCGGCAAGCGTCCAGGTATTATGTCCTGAACGTTTTCCCAAACGGGCATTTTGTTCATAGGTGATGGCCATTTCCGCATTCAAATGCGTATTACTGAACCCATATCGTACAGAAGGGGCTATACGCAGTTGCTGTGCTCCGGGCAAATCAAATGTTATTGCGGGTTTTATATTCACCACCAATCCTTCCACCGTATTATACTGTAGTCGTTTCAGCAAAGGCTGCATCGTTAGTAAATGTGAGCTGACACTGCTATCTCTGGAAAAATAATACCGGTGTGATGCTCCTTTCCACAAAACATCCATCAGTTTTACCGGTTTTTGATTTTTCTGTAAAGTATCCAGGTGAGACCTGGACATGGCCGAATCCCGGTTGGCCTTTGCGGTACTGTCCTTTTCCCGGAAGTCTTTCACTTCGTCTTTCTCCAGCGGAACAGGCCGGATGCTATCCCAGTAAGCCACTTTTTTCTTATCAAAAGCCGTATCATACTTCATGATCGTTTTATCAAAATATTTAGGTGGAAACTGTGGATGCAGATTGTAGCCGGTATATACATTCACAAAACTGCCGCCCAGGTTAAACCCAAATTGCCTGAAAGAAATATACACCACCTGGTCTTTAATGCGCCATACTTCCGGGGTAACCGGTACATGGGTTTGCCGGATCCGTAAAGAATCCATCAACTCCAGCTGGTAATCCTGGGTTAGCAACAGGTCGGTGCTATGAATGCGCCAGTCATCATCCGTAATAAAAATATACCCTGAAAACAGTGGCTCAAACTTACGGCGGGGTATCACCTTTATTTTATTGACGGCTTTACCATCTTCGTAAAACACGCCTTCCAGCCGGTACTTATAGTAAAACAATGCATTTTCTGCAATGGGAGAAATGTAGCCGCGCGGGCTCAATTGCGTAAGTACCGCCGTTACATTATTTTCATAAAAACTGATGAACGTAGGAAAGCTGAATCCGAAACCGCCCCCACTCTGCCGGGAAGACAATACTTCCAGCTTGAGTTGATCCGGTTTTTTAAAAGCTATTTTTGTAAGCGATTCTGACAGGAAGATGACGCCCTGCCCGGAGGTATCCACCCCCATTTCTTTTTTATCAATCTTTTGCCCCATGAATTGTTTGGGCACTTCTTTCATTTTAAAGGAACCTTTTATATAGGCTTCACAGGTATATTCATTCACCTGCTGCTGATAAAACGAACGTTTCTTTATGGCCTGGCGGATAATAGCATAGGCAGGGTCTTCCCCACCTGCTTTGATGACCACTTCTTTGATCTGCATACGCACGGGCTGCATTTCAAAATTCAGCTCCTGCACCCCGGCAATAATGGTAATTTGTTTTTCTTCCTTACGGTAACCAATAAACTGGCAAACGATGCTGTGCAGCCCTTCAGCAATTTCCAACTGGTATTGACCTGCTGCATTAGTGGTAGTACCTTCAGTGGTACCTTTAATCAATACGGTGGCAAAAGGTAAAGGTTGTCCTTTTTCATCTGTAACACGGCCACGGATGATACTGCCATAGCTATAAAAAGTGGAGAGTAAACAATACAGGACCAGCAGATATTTCATCATGTATCAAAAATAACCATTGCCTTAAAAGCGGGATAAGACAAGGATTGTTTTATATCAAATTTAACAACCCTTGATAAGTTATCATCTTTATGCCGGTTTTTTCGCTCTTAAGTAGGCAGCGCTGAGACTGGCCATACCAGCTACAAGCCCCCCTATTAATGCGCTTACTGCTCCTATTACAATGGGGTTCTTAAACCCAAAAAAAAGCAGGCTCATACGGTTGGCCAGAATATGATCATTACGGACATCTATGAAAAATGCCAGTACCAGCCATAACATAAAGACTGCAGCAAAACTACTGGAAAAGGCCCTCCCTGGGGATAACCCCAATAACAAGGAAACCAGAAATGCTACAACAGCTACGGACCACCAGGGCATTACCATGCCAGCCAGAAAAGCCAGAATAAAGATCAGCAGAAAATGGGCGTAAGATTTCATAGTATTAAGTTAAGGATAAAACCTTAAATCAGCGCTTATTTGCTGTGATCCAGCGCTTGTTCTATATCATGTAAAATATCCCTGACATTTTCCAGTCCTACGGAGATCCGTATAAGCCCCGGCGTTATGCCTACCGCCATCCGTTCTGCATCAGTAAGCTTACCATGCGTGGTGCTGGCCGGATGAGAAGCAATACTCCTGCTATCTCCCAGATTGGCGGTCAGCGACAACATCTTTAAAGCATTCAGGAACCTTGCGCCTCTTTCAACACCTCCTTTCAGTTCAAAACAAACAATTCCGCCACCACCTGTCATTTGCTGTAAGGCAATGGCATATTGCGGATGGCTGGGGAGCAAAGGATACTTTACCCATTGCAGGTGCGGATTACTTTCAAGCGATTGCGCCAGGCTCAGCGCACTGGCAGCATGCCTTTCCATCCGTATATGCAGGGTTTCCAGGCTTTTACTCAGCACCCAGGCATTAAATGGTGACATAGCAGGTCCGGTGCTGCGGCAAAAGGCATAAATTTCCTTAATCAGGTCCTGTCGCCCCACTACTACTCCGCCTAATACTCTCCCCTGCCCGTCTATCCATTTGGTAGCCGAGTGCGTTACCAGGTCGGCTCCTGCCAGTATAGGCTTTTGCAATACGGGTGTGGCAAAACAATTATCTACATTGAGGATCAGCTGATGTTTCTTTGCTATGCCCGACAAATAAGCGATATCTACCATTTCCAATCCGGGATTGGAAGGTGTTTCCACAAAGATCATCCGGGTATTGGGCTTGATAAGGGCTTCCAGCGTTTCCGGCTGGTTTACATCAAAGTAGGTATATGCTATGCCCCATTTAGGCAAAAATTTGGTAATAACGGTATGCGTAGAGCCAAATACCGAACGGGCAGAGATCAGGTGATCCCCGGTTTTCAGTAAAGCCATGAAACTGGCAAATACCGCACTCATACCCGAAGCAGTAGCATAACCTGCTGCTGCCCCTTCCAGTGCACACATCTTTTGTACAAACTCATCTACATTGGGGTTACTGAAACGGGTATAGATATTGTCTTCCGTTTCATCTGCGAAGGTAGCCCTCATTTCTTCTGCCGTATCAAAGCAAAAACTGGAAGTCAGGAACATAGGCGTGGAATGCTCCATCTGCCAGGTCCTTTCTGTTTGTATCCTTATTGCATTGGTTTCCGGTTGGTATTGGTGCTCGGTGCTCATTTAATCAGCGTTTAGCTATTATCGGTCAGTGTGGTTATGCATTTAACTTCACTTCCCAGGTCAGTTTGGTATTTCCCCGTCTTAAAGTCTCTGCTACAGAACAATATTTATTCATAGACAATTCCACGGCACGGGCAGCTTTATCGGGATCTATATTACCAGAAAGGTGGAAGATAATATGTGCACTTTCCCATAAGGCTGGCTCTTTCCCTTTCTCCCTTTCAGCGTCGATCTCAATCCGAAAATCCGTTACTTCCTGGCGTTGTTTTTTCAGGATCATGGCTACGTCAATTGCCGAGCAACCGCCCAGTCCCATAATTACCATTTGCATGGGTCTGATGCCATTGTTTTTACCGCCATTTTCTATGGAAGAATCCATCAGCACTTTATGTCCATTTTCATCCGCTGCTTCCATGTTGAATCCGTCGTCTATTCTTTGTAACGCAATCTTCATAGATTTTATATTATTATGCTTGGTTAAGTAGGTGGTTTACCTGCCAAAGATAGTTAATGTGTGGCAAAAAGCAGAGGGGTATGCTTGTTCTAATCAACATTCTGATGTACGTTTGCGAAAAAAAAGGGATTTTGGCCGCACAGACATTTCACAGCACTCAGCCTTTTAAATTGGAATCAGGCCGGGTATTACCGGAATTGCATATTACTTATCATACTTACGGCAAATTAAATGCAGCGGGCAGTAATGTAGTGTGGGTGTGTCATGCGCTGACCGCCAATTCGGATGTGGCCGACTGGTGGAAGGGCCTGATCGGAGAAGGCCGGGTAATAGATCCCTCCCGTCATTTCATCGTTTGTGCCAATATATTAGGCTCCTGTTATGGCTCATCAGGACCAGCTTCCATTAATCCCGAAACAGGACAGCCCTACTACCGTACTTTCCCCGCTATTACCATCCGTGATATGGTAAAGGCACATATCCTGTTAAGAACACATTTACAGATCAATCAGATTCATTTACTGATCGGCGGCTCTATGGGAGGTTACCAGGTACTGGAATGGGCACTTACGGAACCCACCATTGTCAACCGTATGTTCCTGCTGTGCACCGGTGCGGCAGAAAGCGCCTGGGGGATTGCCATTCACACGGCACAACGCCTGGCCATCGAGGCTGATAATACCTGGGAACAGGATACGCCCGATGCAGGCAGGAAAGGCCTTAAAGCGGCCCGTGCTATTGGCATGCTTACCTATCGGAACTACCATACCTTTGTCCGGACACAGTCGGACCCCGACAAAGAAAAAACAGACCATTTCAGGGCTTCTTCCTATATAGACTACCAGGGAGACAAACTGGTAAAACGGTTCAATGCACAAAGCTACTGGCTCCTCACCAAAGCAATGGACAGCCATAATATAGCCAGAGGCCGGCACCAGGATGCAGTAGCCACCCTGCAACATATCAAACAGCCTGCACTCCTGATCGGCATCACCAGCGATATCTTATGCCCGCCGGAAGAACAGCAGTTCCTCCAGCGCCACCTGCCTAATGCTACCTATCACGAAATAGACTCCCCTTACGGGCATGACGGTTTTTTAATCGAGTTTGAAAAAATAGGCGCGATCCTGCAACAATGGATGGCATAATTTTCTATGACCTGATCCTCAGCGATACTTATTAATGCAGAAGCATATACGCTTTCAACAATATCCTTGATTTATATGTTACGCCTTATTTCTTAGGGTCATGAAAAGGAGTTGCTTTTTAGTGCCAGCTACCCGATTTCTGTATGCCTTTTTTACTTATATTTAGTAAAACAACCAAAACAGGCAGGAATGTAACCGAACTCCCACACTTCTAAACCCACACTTTATGAAACGTATCCTTTACAAAGCTTATTTGTACACAGTAATGGTAATACTTGCTGCACTTCCTTTGCAGGTAACGCTGGCACAGGAGCAGTCGGTTGTCAGTGGTAAAGTAACTGATAAAACCACCGGAAATGGCATGCCGGGGGTAACGGTAAGCATCAAAGGTGCCGTAGCGGGTACTATTACAGATGCCAATGGCAATTACAAACTCAATACGGGTCATGCATTGCCTTTTACACTTGTTTTTTCCAATGTAGGTTACAAACCAACAGAACTCAGGATCAGTAGTGCGGGCGGCAACCAGGATGTACAACTGGAGTCTACCGAAATACTGGGAATGGAGGTGGTGGTAGCTGCCAGCAGAGTGGCAGAAAGTATCCTGGAATCACCGGTTTCTATTGAGAAACTGAATGTGGCGGCTATCAGGGAAATTCCTACCCCCAGCTTTTATGATGCATTACCTAATCTGAAAGGCGTGGAATCCAGTATGCAAAGCCTTACTTTCCGCTCTATCACCACCAGGGGATTTAATGGCAATGGTAATACCCGTTTTAACCAACTGATAGATGGTATGGATGGGCAGGCACCGGGGCTCAACTTTTCGGTAGGTAATATTGTGGGCATTTCAGACCTGGATGTGGAAAGTGTGGAACTACTGCCAGGTGCTTCTTCTGCCCTCTATGGGGCGGGTGGTATGAACGGTACCCTGCTGATGACCAGTAAAAATCCCTATGATTATCAGGGGCTAAGTTTGCAGCTGCGTGCAGGTATTAACCATGTGGGACATGAGCAACGTTCTTCTGCCGGCTTTATTCCGGATATTACTGCCCGTTATGCCAAGGCTATCGGAAAATTCGGATTTAAAATAAATGCATCTTATATGTCGGCAGAAGACTGGCAGGCACAGGACTACCGGAACTTTGACAGGACAGCACAAAAACTGAAGGCAGGCACCTCCCATGCAGACGATCCCAACTACGACGGGGTAAATGTTTACGGTGATGAAATAAACGGTAACATGCAGGATGTGATGAACGGTGTGCTGGCACAGGGAACCGCCGGGTATATCAAACAATACCATGATGCCACCGGCACCAATCCCACACAGCAGCAGATCAATGCTTTCCTGGCCAGCAATCCGCAAACACAACCTTTTTATGTAGGTAAAGTAAACAACCTGATCCCCAATGCCTCCGTTTCCCGTACCGGTTACAATGAGCAGGATATGGTAGACTATAGCACCCGCAGTGTTAAGCTGGGGGCAGCAGTACACTACCGCTTTACAGACAAACTGGAAGGTATTTTGCAGGGTAATTGGGGAAATGGGACAACAGTATATACAGGAACGGACAGGTACTCTTTACGCAACTTCATCCTGGGCCAGTATAAAGCAGAACTGAAAGGTAAAAATTTCTTTCTGCGGGCTTACACTACCCAGGAACGTTCCGGGGAAGCTTATAACGCCACCGCACTGGCCAGCCTGATGAATGAAACCTGGAAAGACAGCAGAACCCAATGGTTTCCGCAATATGTGGGCAATTTTGTAGGCGCAAAGCTGGCCGGCCAATCTGATGCACAGGCACATGCTGCAGCCCGTGCTGCCGCCGATCAGGGCCGGTTTATGCCAGGTACCCCGCAGTTTGAAAATGCCAAGAACGATATCACCAACCGGTACATCGGATTTGGGGAAGGCCGGAACGGGGCAAAGTTTAACGATAAAACCAATCTGTACCATTATGAGGGCATGTACAATTTTACAGACCACATAAAAGTGTTTGAACTGCTGGCGGGGGCTTCTTATCGCCGGTATTCCCTGCACTCTAACGGAACTATCTTTGATGATGGGGATAAGGGAATTAACATAGACGAATACGGCGCCTATCTCCAGGCAGGTAAAAAACTGATCAACGACCGTCTGAAATTAACCGGTTCCGTGCGTTATGATAAAAACGAGAACTTTGATGGCAGGTTTACCCCACGTATCTCAGCAGTAGTGACCGTAGCACCGGAAAACAACATCCGCCTTTCTTATCAAACAGGTTTCCGGATTCCTACCAATCAGGACCAGTACATCGATCTGCCCATCCGTGCCGGTGTACAGCTGATAGGCGGGTTGCCTTCCATACTCACCAAATACGATCTTTATAACAATAAAGCCTATACACAGGAAAGTGTACAAAAATTCCAGGGGACCGGCAACCCTGCAGAGCTGAAACAATATACTTTTGGCCCGCTTAAACCTGAACGGGTAAAAGCATACGAAATTGGCTACCGTGGGCTGATCGCAAAAAAATTGCTGATAGATGGTTATTACTACTATAACATTTACAACGATTTCATCTCTCCGCTGGTTGTAGTGCAGTCTTCCGACGGAACACCAGCAGGACTGGCCAATGCCAGGGCTTTTGCCACCAATGTAAACGATCCTGCCGATGTAAAAACCCAGGGTTGGGCATTAGGACTTGACTATGCAGAAAGAAACTGGACGTTTGGCGGCAACGTATCTTATAACAAGATTAAACAAACCTCCTCCGAGCTGCTGAATGACTTTAACACCCCTAAATTCCGCTTCAGCCTGAATGCCGGTAATAAAAATGTATATAAAAACATCGGGTTTAATATCATGTACAGATGGCAGGATACCTTCTACTGGTACTCCACTTTTGGCGCTGGTGATGTGCCTGCTTTCAGCACACTTGATGCCCAGATCAACTATAAAATACCTGCTGCCAAAGCAATGGTTAAACTGGGTGGCTCCAACATCCTGAACAAATACTATACGACGTCGTTGGGAAATCCTGCTATTGGCGCAGTGTATTATGTTTCTATCACTTTTGACCAGTTGTTCCAATAAACCGGCTTCATTTCCTGAAAGATAAAAACAGATAGCCCGCTCCGGCGGGCTATTTTTTTGCCAATCCCTACGATTTTTGCAGGTAGCTTTCTGGTTTTTCCTGATATAATTAAGTAATAAAGGAATGATAAAACAGAGATAAGGCAGAGATAAGGTAGACATCTCTATGTCTACCTTATCTCTACTTTATCACTACTTTATGTCTACCTTATGTCTACCTTATCTATGATGTAACACTTTGCTATAAAGGGTTTAGCTATAAGTGGCATTAAAATATATGGGCAGGGGGTTTTGAGCCAGTTAAGTTATCTGGCGGATCGCTTCCGTATTTTTGGGCGGAACTGGTTATGCGAGATATAAGAGGGCAAAAAAATGGCTGGCCATTCAGGCCAGCCCAGGTTTGTTGTAACCTCCATGTATTACATGAAGTAGCTTTAAAACAGTACCGTCAGCGCTAGGCTGACGGTACTGTGGTTTATTTCCTTATTATACATTAAATCTGAAGTGCATCACATCCCCATCTGCTACTACATATTCTTTACCTTCTATACGTAACCGGCCATTATCACGGCAAGCTGCTTCTGAGCCGTATTTTACGAAATCCTCATAAGCGATTACTTCCGCTTTGATGAAGCCTTTTTCAAAATCTGTGTGGATCACACTGGCAGCCTGTGGCGCTTTCCATCCTTTATGAATGGTCCAGGCACGTACTTCCTGCACGCCGGCAGTAAAATAAGTGATCAGTTCCAGCAGTTCATAAGCTGAGCGGATCAGGCGGTTTAAGCCCGGTTCGGTGAGGCCGTATTCAGAAAGGAACAGCTCCTTATCAGCAGGATCTTCCATTTCAGAGATCTGTGCTTCAATAGTATTGTTCATCACAATTACCTGTGCACCTTCTGCCTTTACGGATTCCTGTAATGCCTGCGAAAACCTGTTGCCGGTATGGATAGATGCTTCATCCACATTGGCCACATACAGCACTGGCTTGGCAGAGAGCAGAAACAGATCTGCAATAGCAGTACTGTCTTCTTTGCTCAGGCCCAGTTCACGGATATTTTTACCTTGTTCCAGGTGCTCTTTACACAATTTCAGTACTTCAAACTCTCTTTTAGCCTTGGGATCACCACCGGTTTTTGCCATTTTTTCGGTACGTGCCATTTTCCTTTCCACACTATCCAGGTCTTTCAGCTGCAGTTCCGTATCAATGATCTCCTTATCGGATACCGGGTTAATGTCTCCTTCATCCCGCAGGATATTATCGTCTTCAAAACAGCGGATTACATGCACAATAGCATCCACCTCACGTATGTTGGCCAGGAATTTATTTCCCAGACCTTCCCCTCTGCTGGCACCTTTTACCAGACCTGCAATATCTACAAACTCGATGGTGGTAGGTACCACCCGGTTTGGTTTAACCAGTTCTTCCAGTTTTAAAAGTCTGAAATCCGGTACATCTACCAGGCCAATATTCGGCTCAATGGTACAAAAACGATAATTGCTTGCCTGTGCCTTGGCACTATTGCTTACCGCATTAAACAAAGTTGATTTCCCTACATTCGGCAATCCTACAATTCCTGCTTGCAACGCCATTTTAAAAAATTTGCGCAAAGATAGGGTTTATTCCCTTAAAGTCCATGCTAATAGCTATTGTAAGTTGGGATACCACTGCCAACTGCCCGTATTTCCACATTCCCCACCAGGCAGAGACGGCCTACCTGTAGCTTTCCCTGTTTGCTTTCCAAAGGAATTGTTTATTTTGGCGCCCGGATAAGCAACCAATCATAAAAGGGCCCTGCTTTCCGGTAAATACTGCAAACTCATTTATATGGCATTAAACTATGTATGGCTGGCATTTTTCCTGATTGCTTTTGTGGTAGCCCTTTTTAAATCGCTGATACTGGGCGATATTGCTATTTTCGGGAATGTATTAAACGGGATGCTGGGTAGTGCCAAAACCGGGGCGGAAATTTCCCTGGGCCTGATAGGTGTAATGACCTTATGGCTGGGTATTATGCGGGTAGGTGAAAAAGCGGGTATGATCAGCATATTTGCGAAAGCAGTAAATCCGTTCTTTTCCAAACTGTTCCCGCAGGTACCTCCCGGTCACCCGGCAATGGGCTCCATGATGATGAACTTCTCGGCCAATATGCTGGGACTGGATAACGCTGCTACTCCGATGGGCTTAAAGGCCATGAAGGAATTACAGGAAAT encodes:
- a CDS encoding OsmC family protein; protein product: MKIALQRIDDGFNMEAADENGHKVLMDSSIENGGKNNGIRPMQMVIMGLGGCSAIDVAMILKKQRQEVTDFRIEIDAEREKGKEPALWESAHIIFHLSGNIDPDKAARAVELSMNKYCSVAETLRRGNTKLTWEVKLNA
- a CDS encoding trans-sulfuration enzyme family protein, whose protein sequence is MSTEHQYQPETNAIRIQTERTWQMEHSTPMFLTSSFCFDTAEEMRATFADETEDNIYTRFSNPNVDEFVQKMCALEGAAAGYATASGMSAVFASFMALLKTGDHLISARSVFGSTHTVITKFLPKWGIAYTYFDVNQPETLEALIKPNTRMIFVETPSNPGLEMVDIAYLSGIAKKHQLILNVDNCFATPVLQKPILAGADLVTHSATKWIDGQGRVLGGVVVGRQDLIKEIYAFCRSTGPAMSPFNAWVLSKSLETLHIRMERHAASALSLAQSLESNPHLQWVKYPLLPSHPQYAIALQQMTGGGGIVCFELKGGVERGARFLNALKMLSLTANLGDSRSIASHPASTTHGKLTDAERMAVGITPGLIRISVGLENVRDILHDIEQALDHSK
- the ychF gene encoding redox-regulated ATPase YchF; the encoded protein is MALQAGIVGLPNVGKSTLFNAVSNSAKAQASNYRFCTIEPNIGLVDVPDFRLLKLEELVKPNRVVPTTIEFVDIAGLVKGASRGEGLGNKFLANIREVDAIVHVIRCFEDDNILRDEGDINPVSDKEIIDTELQLKDLDSVERKMARTEKMAKTGGDPKAKREFEVLKLCKEHLEQGKNIRELGLSKEDSTAIADLFLLSAKPVLYVANVDEASIHTGNRFSQALQESVKAEGAQVIVMNNTIEAQISEMEDPADKELFLSEYGLTEPGLNRLIRSAYELLELITYFTAGVQEVRAWTIHKGWKAPQAASVIHTDFEKGFIKAEVIAYEDFVKYGSEAACRDNGRLRIEGKEYVVADGDVMHFRFNV
- a CDS encoding TonB-dependent receptor — encoded protein: MKRILYKAYLYTVMVILAALPLQVTLAQEQSVVSGKVTDKTTGNGMPGVTVSIKGAVAGTITDANGNYKLNTGHALPFTLVFSNVGYKPTELRISSAGGNQDVQLESTEILGMEVVVAASRVAESILESPVSIEKLNVAAIREIPTPSFYDALPNLKGVESSMQSLTFRSITTRGFNGNGNTRFNQLIDGMDGQAPGLNFSVGNIVGISDLDVESVELLPGASSALYGAGGMNGTLLMTSKNPYDYQGLSLQLRAGINHVGHEQRSSAGFIPDITARYAKAIGKFGFKINASYMSAEDWQAQDYRNFDRTAQKLKAGTSHADDPNYDGVNVYGDEINGNMQDVMNGVLAQGTAGYIKQYHDATGTNPTQQQINAFLASNPQTQPFYVGKVNNLIPNASVSRTGYNEQDMVDYSTRSVKLGAAVHYRFTDKLEGILQGNWGNGTTVYTGTDRYSLRNFILGQYKAELKGKNFFLRAYTTQERSGEAYNATALASLMNETWKDSRTQWFPQYVGNFVGAKLAGQSDAQAHAAARAAADQGRFMPGTPQFENAKNDITNRYIGFGEGRNGAKFNDKTNLYHYEGMYNFTDHIKVFELLAGASYRRYSLHSNGTIFDDGDKGINIDEYGAYLQAGKKLINDRLKLTGSVRYDKNENFDGRFTPRISAVVTVAPENNIRLSYQTGFRIPTNQDQYIDLPIRAGVQLIGGLPSILTKYDLYNNKAYTQESVQKFQGTGNPAELKQYTFGPLKPERVKAYEIGYRGLIAKKLLIDGYYYYNIYNDFISPLVVVQSSDGTPAGLANARAFATNVNDPADVKTQGWALGLDYAERNWTFGGNVSYNKIKQTSSELLNDFNTPKFRFSLNAGNKNVYKNIGFNIMYRWQDTFYWYSTFGAGDVPAFSTLDAQINYKIPAAKAMVKLGGSNILNKYYTTSLGNPAIGAVYYVSITFDQLFQ
- the metX gene encoding homoserine O-acetyltransferase MetX, with translation MLVLINILMYVCEKKGILAAQTFHSTQPFKLESGRVLPELHITYHTYGKLNAAGSNVVWVCHALTANSDVADWWKGLIGEGRVIDPSRHFIVCANILGSCYGSSGPASINPETGQPYYRTFPAITIRDMVKAHILLRTHLQINQIHLLIGGSMGGYQVLEWALTEPTIVNRMFLLCTGAAESAWGIAIHTAQRLAIEADNTWEQDTPDAGRKGLKAARAIGMLTYRNYHTFVRTQSDPDKEKTDHFRASSYIDYQGDKLVKRFNAQSYWLLTKAMDSHNIARGRHQDAVATLQHIKQPALLIGITSDILCPPEEQQFLQRHLPNATYHEIDSPYGHDGFLIEFEKIGAILQQWMA
- a CDS encoding DUF5686 and carboxypeptidase regulatory-like domain-containing protein, with amino-acid sequence MMKYLLVLYCLLSTFYSYGSIIRGRVTDEKGQPLPFATVLIKGTTEGTTTNAAGQYQLEIAEGLHSIVCQFIGYRKEEKQITIIAGVQELNFEMQPVRMQIKEVVIKAGGEDPAYAIIRQAIKKRSFYQQQVNEYTCEAYIKGSFKMKEVPKQFMGQKIDKKEMGVDTSGQGVIFLSESLTKIAFKKPDQLKLEVLSSRQSGGGFGFSFPTFISFYENNVTAVLTQLSPRGYISPIAENALFYYKYRLEGVFYEDGKAVNKIKVIPRRKFEPLFSGYIFITDDDWRIHSTDLLLTQDYQLELMDSLRIRQTHVPVTPEVWRIKDQVVYISFRQFGFNLGGSFVNVYTGYNLHPQFPPKYFDKTIMKYDTAFDKKKVAYWDSIRPVPLEKDEVKDFREKDSTAKANRDSAMSRSHLDTLQKNQKPVKLMDVLWKGASHRYYFSRDSSVSSHLLTMQPLLKRLQYNTVEGLVVNIKPAITFDLPGAQQLRIAPSVRYGFSNTHLNAEMAITYEQNARLGKRSGHNTWTLAGGKRISQFNKAEPIDALTNEVYTLLLKENYMKLYENWFGALQFQRRFQTNDVLKAGLTYENRIPVENTTDFVIFRNDRKMFTPNHPVELAGIPFTRHQALVFDVGFTWQPGQRFIELPNQKMAFGSKYPTFELAYSKGIHGIAGSDVDFDKWSLAVRDRMNLKLWGAFSYRIGAGGFFNDKYAAIPDFQHFNGNQTFYNIKYLNSFQLAPYYQYSTTAPFYATANAEHHFNGLLTNKIPLFNRLKWNLVAGSNAFYVNRDNHYVEVFAGIENILKIIRVDVIAGYQSQADTRVGVRVGFGGLLGGLVRFDR